Genomic segment of Phoenix dactylifera cultivar Barhee BC4 unplaced genomic scaffold, palm_55x_up_171113_PBpolish2nd_filt_p 000503F, whole genome shotgun sequence:
AAGCCCCAGTTGTCAAGGAATCATTAAAAAATTTGTCGCCAGAGAATTTCTTCGCCACCTTTATGCTGATGACCAACTCCAGCTTGTAGCTTTGAATAGCCATTCAAACACATCGATCCAATCACAAAAGATCTCTAGAACTTAAAAGTCACACTGATTAGCTTGTCAGTGACAAATAGTGTTGTGCATGAAACCGGCTGAACCGCAAACCCAACCCAAATCGGTCTCTTCAATTCTTTTACATCAGTTTTTAAAAATTCGGTTTGgtgttaatttaaaaaaaattgaaccgAAAAAATTTGGTCCAGTGTTGATTTGAGTTTTCAGAAAATCAATTTAAATCGCTCCAACCTAACCcatatctctctctctatatatatatatcgatcCTCCTTCCAATAACTTAAGCTTTTAAGCTCTGCTTCCGTGACACTTAGTAATCTCCCATCACTGGTTGGCTTAACCAGGGACCCTAATAATTAAAGTGGTGCAACAAATTGTTAATAGAGGTAGTTTTTTGTAATTTAAGAACATATTTACTAGGTAGATTTCCAAATATGGCTAAGGCATGATTTTATTTGCAATTTCAATAAATTGTTGGGTCTAGTTtgcgaaaaaaaaaaggaaacctaCAAATCTATCTGAGCGATCGAGTGCCTGATTCTTTTGGCTCTTCAAATTGTTCTACTAGTTTGATAGCGCATAGACATACTTAAGTGGAAACTCTCCCTAGGAACAATTCttcttttatttgcatattgctcTGTAACTGCTTTCCGCCCCCCTCTTTCTTAAGAAGATGTTGCTCTATAACTAAAAATCTTTGCTTTTGTAGAATGTTATCTATGGAGTCAATGTAATCCAGAACAGCAATCTCGATGATGGCCTAAATGGGTGGTTTCCTCTTGGTCCATGCACTCTAGCCATCGCTAACGGCTCGCCTCTTGTGCTCCCTCCCATGGCGAAGGGCTCTTTTGGACCAAGTGAACCTTTAAGTGGTCGCTGCATTCTTGTAACAAATCGTACGCAGAGCTGGATGGGCCCTGCTCAAACGATCACTGACAAGCTTGAGTTACATCTGACATACCAGGTGTCAGCTTGGGTCCGAGTTGGTTCGCAGAGAAATGGTCCTCAGAACATCAATGTCGCTCTAGGTGTAGATACCCAATGGGTCAACGGCGGCCAAGTTGAAGCTAAAGACGATAGATGGTATGAAATCGGGGGATCATTTAGGATCGAGAAGAAACCTTCCAGAGTTATAGTTTATGTTCAAGGACCTTCGCCAGGAGTTGATCTGATGGTTGCAGGGCTTCAGATATTTCCTGTTGACAGGAGAGAAAGATTTAAGCATCTAAAGAAGCATGCAGACAAGGTACGTAAATCTCCTTCTCCTCAGCCCAAGACCAACCAGCTTTCATCAATTCGAGTCTCATAAATCCTGCTTCCTTCTTTATCAAAATATCTTTCATACTTTGGCTTCTCCTGTTACTTCCAACTGCCAAATGAATCACTTGAGTAAACCATATGGAGGCAGTGCCATTCCATAATAGCCTTAGATAACATTTACTAGTCTTTTTGCTCTTCTGATTTTTTCACAAGTTTCGCAGGTACGAAAGCGAGATGTTGTATTAAAAGTTTCAGGATCAGATACTCATATTCCATTGCGAGCATCTGTGAAGGTCAGACAAGTGCAAAACAGTTTCCCATTGGGATCATGCATCAGTCGAGCAAACATAGATAACGAAGACTACGTCGATTTTTTTGTGAAGAACTTCAATTGGGCAGTGTTCGGCAACGAGCTCAAGTGGTACTGGACAGAGCCACAGCAGGGAAATTTTAACTACACCGACGCCGATGAGCTCTTGGATTTTTGCAAGAAGAATGGGATAGAGGCTAGAGGCCACTGTATTTTCTGGGAAGTGGATGGCGCAGTGCAATCCTGGGTTAAGTCTTTGAACAAGAACGATCTATCGACAGCCGTTCAGAACCGTCTGAATGGTCTACTTACAAGGTATGAAGGCAAGTTCAGACACTACGATGTGAATAATGAGATGCTTCATGGTTCTTTCTATCAAGATAGGCTGGGAAATGATATCAGAGCTTATATGTTTAAGACTGCCAATCAGCTGGATCCCTCGGCCACCCTCTTTGTGAATGATTACCATGTGGAGGATGGAACTGATACTAGAGCATGTCCTGAGATGTATATAGAGCAAATCCTTGGTCTCCAAGACCAAGGTGCACCAGTAGCAGGGATTGGAATACAAGGACATATAGATAACCCTGTAGGGCCAATTGTATGCTCTGCATTGGATAAGTTGGGGATACTTGGGCTTCCAATCTGGTTTACTGAACTGGATGTCTCATCAGATAATGAGTACATTCGAGCCGATGACTTGGAGGTTATGCTTCGGGAGGCCTACGCGCATCCCGCAGTGGAGGGCATCATGCTGTGGGGATTCTGGGAGCTGTTTATGAGCCGGGACAATTCGCACTTGGTTAATGCTGAAGGTGATGTGAATGAAGCTGGTAGGAGGTACCTGGCTTTGAAGCAAGAATGGCTATCCAATGCTCATGGGCGCATCGACGATCAAGGAGAGTTCAAATTCCGGGGCTTTCATGGCACTTACACTGTCGAGATCATCACTCCAACAAAGAAGTTCTCTCAGAATTTCGCTGTGGGTAAAGGTGATTCTCCTTTAGTGGTGAATATTAACTTATGAAAGGTTGCATGATTGCGAAGAGGTGTGGCAGAATGAAGAGCTCCattcttgattttgttttatcctctTGTACGTGAGATTGAATTAGTACTGTGGCCTAGCACGTTATGGGCACCACAGCTTCTGATTatgatattataaataaataaataaataatgaacAAAAAGAAAGTATAGTATTTCTTAATAAGATCGACCGTTGCCAACATTTTGCTGtacaaaaatctaaaattttcaagaaggaATGAAGAATTAAGATAAGAAATCCTTATCGATATTTCTTAGGTAATAGTGTAAGATGGTAGAAGCTGTAAGTGAAGTATTATGTGATATGATACTCAGGCAATTAAATCAAATTAGCTGTTCTCTTGATTGAATTTTATGTAGCGAAAACGCCACCATCATCTCAAAACATCAATTCACTTATGGACTGAATTTTGGGTCCCTTAAATGATGCAATAGGTAATATTTATTAAATTGTGAAAGAGAACAACTACGGAATCATGTGGTGAAACAGAAGATTAACAAAGACTGTAACATAACGTGAGGGTGGAATCCACCTGGCTCCCATCCcggccaccaaaaacaccataaGACAAGATAAGGAGTAGTGGTTGTAACGGCCCAGCTTGACCCAAGCCCAAACTGTCAGCCCGAACCCTTCAAAAATGCTTGACCCAAGCTTGACCTGGCTCGACCCGAATATTAAGTGGGGTCGGGCCGACCTGATCGCTTTCTTGATCCGGAAGCATGAGCATGGTGACGTTGGGGCCGTGGAGAAGAGGTTTTGGCAGGAGGTGCGGGGAATGGTGGCGTTGCGCTTTGAGCATGGTGACGAGCTGAGCTCAGCTCAGACGAGGTGGGGACTGTCACGTTCGAGGTTGAAGAGGAATTTAGGAAGATGTGTCACGCTGAATTTTGGTAAAGGAATATTGGGAACAGTCTAacatataattaaaataatataatataataaacatggtttcctcttcttttttttttggttgtatgGAGGGGAGATAGAGCTCGTGGCTAAGCTTATCCATTAATGTTCATCTTCTGTTCCAGTCTAAGACCCATCAGGATTCGGTCTAAGACCCCTCATTAGTCACTAGCGAGATAGCGCATTACCTTGCACTAAAGCTTACTACGCGGTTCTATCTTCAAACTCACTTTCATCAAGCATAGGTTTGATTTAATAATTTGGTTCTTTCTGTCCTGAATCATATGTGTTTCTTATAATACTGAAGTCAACATTTTTGGAGAACTTGTTGATAATTTAGGTTCCGTAGATACTCATACAACTTCTCCTATTCATAGATCTGCACCTATCTTTATAAAAATAGatacaaaataataaatttttgaaaCATGGATTAAAGTGGTGGATCTTTTAGACGTTGCACCTAGGATGTCTATAGACGGTAACGGATTCATGTCATTGACGTTGCACCTAGGAAGTCTATAGATGGATGCTAAATTTGATGTGATCGGTGCTAATACATCTTACTGAGCAttgctggaaaggctttgcTACATAGCTACTATGTGGTACCTTCCACGTACACTTCACCAAtgcatgataatacaaaataaGATAGGATAATAGATGGCGGCATTCACCCTTTTGATGGGCACTAGGTCAGATATCCTAATGCCAGGTGCTCCATCGACCCAGCTGCAACAGTTGAACAAGCTTTAGGGTCAGGAGGCACAACTCCGAGAAGGGCACGAGACTATGGTAGGAGGAGAAACAGACATAAAACTACCACCAAAGCCAGTAATGGTCCATCCCCTAGTCAAGGCTAAACTTCAGGAGTGACATAGAATCAttcgatgaagaagaagaaaaatgtgAGCAAGCAATTAAGGCATCTCATTGACCAAAGTGCTAGAGAAGCAGTTCCAGCGAGAAAGAAAATTAAGAATGCATCTTAGCTTACCCTGAAGAGATAGAGGAATTCACTAGGGAACCCATCACCTTTGAGAAGCCTATTGAAATTACCGAGCTACCAGAGGCCTCAAGCCCTTAACTTGGAACCACATGCATCTAAAGCATCTTATACTAAAATCAATGCAGTTATATGCAAACCTAGAGCAATAGCATGATGAACCAAGAAATCTCCGGAGCCTATTGTTAAGAAGAGTGAATTGCTATTCTCATTAATAGCATTCAACCAGCTAGGTAATTATATGCTTTGACCAGATGCTTGGTATCTGGCTTCATGTGTCGATCTTTTTAAATTGGTTTCTTTATTTAGTTAGTGTTTTGAGTGATGAAATCCTGTTTCTTATTGAGTTGTTGGTGGTGTGTGAGCTGATCCGACCCTTGATCCAACACTTATGAGTCATCTGACGTGGAAAAAgacattttatttttcttagtaggattGTTGTAGAAAGCAGCCAGATGAAAGGGTGGGTTAGACCTCTCCAGGGGTAAGTTAGGGAATAAACACAACCAAATCTGAGAGGATcaagagaagggaaaaaaattgaCATTCGTTGGTTATTAAGGGCATCGTAAAAACATCCAGGTTGTTTCAAATTAAGTTCCGAATTAGTAGAAAAGCTGCCAAAGGGAGTAGGGATATAATATGCACAAAGAAAGAGACTCATACAAAGTTAGCCCTATAGAATTTtttgtttatatatttattattcaatCTTCATTAATTTGAGCTGGAGGAAGCAAAGTCCAACTCCATTTCAACTTGTTTACTAATCAAATAAGCCAAACTCATGCCAAATTATGAGCAAAACATGAATTGGATTACGGTGCTTGCTAGTTTGTTTGGTAGCTCATGATCTAGACATGTAGATGCGAAGAAAAGATATATAGTTTTTTTATACTTGGGAGGGGAGATGCAAGAGTCATTCATACCCCGTACTAGATCTTGCAATTGTTAATTATGCGTTCAAAGTTGGTATTGTTAGATGAAATTTATAGGCTCCCAAGGGATATGTAATTCTCAAACTTGAATACAGCAAGCAGGTAATGTAAATCTTGTAAAGCAAGCAAAAATTCCAATTGCATAGCTTATATAGTATGTTCAATTCAAAACTGCAATTAGTAGATAATCATGGTTGAATCAATGAATCCCCTCTTAGCCGAGAGATCTTGAGTTCAACTCGAGATGGAGGCATAGCAACAATGGTTCTCATTTTTATTGCTGCTACTAAATCTTTTATATTTTGGATTTTCCCTTGTGAAAGCAAAACAAAAACTGTCAATTAAGTGTAAATGGAAGATTCTTTTTGAAAAGTACATAAgaatgtctaatctaggaggatCACCAAAGTTGATGTAGACCCCTCATCTATATACTACAAAGAGAATTAGATAAGATTTAGAGGCAAGATTCCACTACATTGGGAAGCCAAATCATATACTGAACTTTTAAAGACTAGCTTGCCTATAATTGAGATGCtcctttataaaaaataaaataaatcagaTAATTTTTTGATCTTTACAATAAAGTGCCACCTCTTAATTAAGGTTGTGGTGAACCAAGTGATCCGGGTTAAGTTTCATTATTTAGGCCTCGAAATGGGCCAATCACATCTCCATATATGGAAAGAATTAGATGAAGTGATTGAAACCAAACTCAGGTATTTGAACTAATTGAGGAGGTTGTTGGATTAGTACGTCAGCAGAGGTAGCAACCTCAGCATTCAGTCTAGCAAGATGTTGGCCCTTCTGGGCAAAGAAGGGATATAGTAGAATTCAAGAAAATAACCCCTTCGGCTTTTAAAGGTACTTCTAATCCTCATGAGGCCGAAGCTTAGATTGATGAAATGGAGAACGCTTTTAGGGCAATGGAGTACATTGATGAAGAAAAGGTCAGATTTGCTATCTATATGCTTTAGGATAGAGCTCATCATTGGTAGAAGTCTGTAGAGCATACATTGGCTTACGAGCATGAGCTAATTACTTGGCAGAGCTTTTGCACAGCTTTCTACTCCAAGTGTTTTCCTTCTAGTTGGCTGAGAGAGCTAGAGAGAGAATTTCTTAATCTATTTCAGGGAGTTATAACTGTAGACGAGTATGAGGCTGAGTTTGATAGACTGTCTCGGTTTACTTCCACCCTAGTCATGGATACAGAGTCCAGGATGAGGAGATTTGAAGAAAGATTGAAGCCTCCCTTATGTTGGGGTTTGGCCGCAGGGCGCTCAACAAACTATGATGATCTAGTAGATGGGGCCAAGAATATGGAGATTATTTGGAAAAAAACTAAAGATACCAAGGGtggaaagcaaaagaagaggaacAGAGATTTTGATACTTATGGTATAACTCGCGGTGAATAGAATTCTAGCAGGTCTGCAAAATCTCATGACAAACCTTGGCATTCAGGGAAGCAAGAATATTATGAGAAGATTACTCAGCAATATAAGCCAAAGTGTCAAGCATATGGTGGTACTCATAAGACTGAGAATTGTAGGCGGTTATCTGGCACTTGTTTTAAGTGTGGCCAGTAGAGCTATAAGATAGCGGAGTACCCTCGCAATTAGCAAAAATCTCAATCAGTTTAGAGGCCTCAAGCTACTAAGACCCAGCAAGTGCAAGCTTCTCTTGCTCCGGCTcagtcagctcagccttcttctCCGAAGCATCAGAAGGGGGGAAGACCGCGCACTTAGGGCCGTGTTTATGCATTGACTCAGCAGGATTCTCAAGCATCCAACACCGTGGTATTAGATATATTGTTGATTTCATCTATTTATTCCCAtatgttatttgattctggtgctacACATTCTTTTGTGTCATCTATATTTGTGCAAAAGCATAATCTGCGCTATATGCCATTAGACTTTAATTTGTATGTTAGCACCCTTGTCAGTGGTGGGGTGACTACTAATCAAATCTGCAAGTTTTGTTTAGTTCAGATAGTAGGTAGAAAATTGACTTCTGATTTGATAATCATAGACATTCATGATTTCGACATAATTTTGAATATGGATTGGTTGACATCACATTTTGCTACTATTGATTGCTATCGTAAATAGATAaatttttggatccctaaagATACTGAATCTAGCTTTATGGATAGTGGTTCTTATACTTCTCCTCGAGTTGTCTCTACTATGTAAATTAAGTGGTTACTCAAAAAGAAAAGTATGACATATATTGTCATAGTAGTTGATACCAGACAAGCAAACTAGATATTGAAAGATATCCTAGTAGTGAATGAATACCCTGATATCTTTCTAAAAAATCTCCTTAGTTTGTCACTAGATAGAGAGTTtgaatttgcaattgatttGATTCCCGATACAACACCAATCTCCAAAACTTTCTTTAGAATAGCTTCAACTAAAATGAAGGAATTAAAGGAGCAGTTGCAAGATCTTCTCGATAAAGGCTCAATCAGACCTAGTGTTTCTCCTTGGGAAGCACCAGTATTGTTTGCTAAAAAGAAAGATGATAGTATGAGATTATCTGGAGATAAATAAGATGATAATAAAGCACAAGTATCCTCTACTAAGAATTGATGGCCTATTTGATCAGTTAAAGGGTGCTCAGGTATTCTAAGGTTGATCTTTATTTTGGGTACTATCAATTGAAGATAAGGGCGGAGGATGTGCCTAAGACTGCTTTTCGCATGTAGTACGGGCACTATGAATTTTTGGTTATGCTCTTGGGGCTGACAAATGCTCCTACAACTTTTATTGACCTGATGAATATGGTATTTAAACCTTTTTTAAACAAATTTGTGGTTATCTTTATTGATGATATTCTAATTTACTCTGGAAGTCAGGCCGAGCATTAGCAGCATTTGAGGATAGTACTAGAAACTCTGAGATAGGAGTAATTGTATGGTAAATTAgagaaaaagtgaatttaggCTAGATAGTGTGATATTCCTAGGGCATGTGATATCTAAAGAGAAAATTTATGTAGATCCAAGAAAGGTAGAAGCAATGGTCAACTGGAATAGGCCTAACAATGTTTCTGAGCTTCGCAATAAAGGGATATTATAGACAGTTTGTTGAAGATTTTTCCTCTATTGTTGCACCTTTAAATTGAATAACTCGCAAAGGAGTGGTCAGAAAATATGAACAGAGCTTCTAGGAGCTTAAGCAACATTTAGTATCGGCTCGTATCCTTACCCTTCCCTCTAATGGTGGATGTTTTATCATCTATAGTGATGAAAAGGATTGGGTTGTATGCTGATGCAGAATGATAAGGTAATTGCTTATGCCTCTCGACAACTAAATTCATATAAAGAAAATTATCCCACTCATGGTCTTGAACTTGTAGCTGTCGTGTTTACATTAAAAATTTGAAGACAATATTTATATGGTGAGTCTTGTAAGGTGTACACCGATCGCAAAAGTTTAAAATATCTCTTTGCTCAAAAGGAACTGAATATGAGGCAAAGAAGATGGTTAGAGTTTCTTAAAAATTATGATTTGTCTATACATTGCCATCCAGGAAAATCTAATATGGTGGTTGACGCACTAAGTAGAAAATTTACATGTAATATTGCTGCTTTACTCACCTCACAGAGGCACATTTTGGAAGATCTGAGAAAAGCAGAAATCGAGGTATGCTAGTATGATCTTGACATACATTTGGCTAACTTGCATGTCCAACGTACCTTAATAAAGAGGATCAAAATTTCTCAAGCAGTTGACCCTCAGCTGCAAATGATAAAAAATGATGTTGAGTAAGAATCTCGATCAGAGTTTAGAATACGTGAGGATGAATCATTGAGATTCAATAATAGAATTTGTATTGCAAATGATtctaaattaaaaagaaaaattatgcaaGAAGCTCATAGCACCGGGTATACAGTGCATCTTGGGAGTACTAAGATGTAtaagaatttgaaaaatatattttggtggaataacatgaagagagagattgcACAGTTCATAGCTCGATGTTTGACTCGTCAGTAGGTTAAAGTAGAACATCAGAGACCGGTAGGGTTGTTGCATCCTCTTTCGATTCCTGAATGAAAGTGGGAACACATCACAATGGACTTCATCTCTAGCTTTCCTTGTACTCCTAAGGATTATGATGTTATATGGGtcattgtaaataaattgacaaagtCAGCTCACTTTTTGGTATTTAAAGTAGGAATGACATTGGAAAAATTTACAGAACTATATATTGAGAACATAGTGAGGTTGCATGGGGTACCTATATCCATTGTTTCTAACAGGGACTCTCAGTTTGTAGCACATTTTTGGGGTAGTTGCATAAAACTTTGGGGACCCCTCTTAGTTTTAGCCCCAGCTAGATCTTTTAAAATTTGGCTACTTTTGATCTTAACTTGActagtttaattcttcttgcttgGACCGATCCAGGCAGTCGGGcactgttcgtccgattcctgttcaCCTAaaaaaatacgctaaacagatcgttgttagaaccgacaaataaagtttaaattaattttacccttacctgttttactcgaagaatagtggtcgtaagaggtcgatccacatggaggcgattggagttgcataaaaattaaaacgttcactcggattcaaaattgatttttaaataataaaagaaaaacattatgtcggggatgttgatatattctctagtctaccggagaatgatttttaattaaaattaactagaagacatgtacttagattcaaagagcatttatatatttaactaatcaaagaaaagctttggcataaattggatgaaaacagtgctagaaaaattgcagactggaatatagattgcataaaataaatttatggattgcataaaaggacaagtgcttacaagagtaagaaaaaaaaaatataaaaaaaaaacatggaacAAGTAACTCGGTTGAACATCtaaacaaaattttaaatttttttttttcttttccttcttctcggaaaatagggcctcccctgttcttTGGACAAACCGAAGCAGCCgagctccttcttcttccttggacctgccggccaccacccagcCGAGCTCTCCCcttccctctctccttctcctccccccTTATAGATCGCTCATGGAATGGAAGGCAGCAATGGAtcccgggagaggaggagggcatgGTCTTCGGCCATGTGCGGGATCACCTCACTCGGCTGCATCACGGCGGAAGCAGAGGTGGAGGATGCTGGATCGGCTCTGGAAGAGACGcggacggctggaaggagcggacGTGGGAGGCTTGGATCACGGGAAAGGGGCAGGCCACGGAACCGTTGCTGATTTccgcgggatcgatgggaggacgccGTGGACACTGGGAGGAGGCGTTGATGAAGCGGAAGATGAATATGGGATGGGGTCTTGGCTGCTTCACAGGCTGGGATCATGCGTTGCTTGATTGCAGCGAGGGATGCTAGGGATTTGGGGGAAAATCACGGGCGGACGTCTCCAATGGCCGGATTCGAAAGGGTGAGACGCGGGCTGAGGCGCTGGCATTCGGAAGACGGGATCGCTGGGAAGCCGGCGCGTGAAGAATGGGATCACAGGAAGGATGCGCGCGTGAAGaatgggatcacgggaaggaagGAGACGCGCGGGATGACTAGGATGTTTC
This window contains:
- the LOC103713685 gene encoding endo-1,4-beta-xylanase 1; this encodes MADTHSSRASTYEEANTRWMGVGDENIILNPRFEDGLNSWSGRGCKIALHDSMGDGKIRPLSGNFFASATERTQNWNGIQQEVTGRVQRKLAYEVTAVVRIFGNASPADVRATLWVQAANGREQYIGIANSQATDSDWVQLQGKFLLNGVASKAVIYIEGPPAGADILLNSLVVKHAAKLPPSTPPDFENVIYGVNVIQNSNLDDGLNGWFPLGPCTLAIANGSPLVLPPMAKGSFGPSEPLSGRCILVTNRTQSWMGPAQTITDKLELHLTYQVSAWVRVGSQRNGPQNINVALGVDTQWVNGGQVEAKDDRWYEIGGSFRIEKKPSRVIVYVQGPSPGVDLMVAGLQIFPVDRRERFKHLKKHADKVRKRDVVLKVSGSDTHIPLRASVKVRQVQNSFPLGSCISRANIDNEDYVDFFVKNFNWAVFGNELKWYWTEPQQGNFNYTDADELLDFCKKNGIEARGHCIFWEVDGAVQSWVKSLNKNDLSTAVQNRLNGLLTRYEGKFRHYDVNNEMLHGSFYQDRLGNDIRAYMFKTANQLDPSATLFVNDYHVEDGTDTRACPEMYIEQILGLQDQGAPVAGIGIQGHIDNPVGPIVCSALDKLGILGLPIWFTELDVSSDNEYIRADDLEVMLREAYAHPAVEGIMLWGFWELFMSRDNSHLVNAEGDVNEAGRRYLALKQEWLSNAHGRIDDQGEFKFRGFHGTYTVEIITPTKKFSQNFAVGKGDSPLVVNINL